The genome window TAAAATACGTTCAAATATAAAAGCAATCTTTAATATAGGGTTATTCTTTTTTTGTTTTTGTAAACTATGCATCTATTACCTCCCTACTTTATAATCATAGCATCTCCAAAACTGAAGAATCTATATCTTTCTTTTACTGCCTCATTATATGCGTTTAAAACAGTATCCTTTCCACAAATAGCACTTACTAACATTATTAATGTAGACTCTGGTAAATGAAAATTAGTAATAAGCTTATCTAAAACTTTAAATTTATAACCTGGATATATAAATATATCTGTCCACCCACTAGTTTCTTTCATCTTTCCATCTTCATTACAAGCTGATTCTATAGTTCTACAACTAGTAGTTCCAACACATATTACATTATTTCCATTTTCTTTTGCCCTATTTATTTTGTCAGCTGCTTCTTGACTGACCATATAATATTCTGAATGCATCTTATGATTTAAAACATCATCTACTTTTACTGGTCTAAAAGTTCCCAAACCAACATGTAAAGTTATGAAGGCTATATCTACACCTTTTTCCTTTATTTTACTTAACAATTCTTCTGTAAAATGTAGTCCTGCTGTAGGTGCCGCTGCTGAACCATTATGCTTCGAATAAACAGTCTGGTATCTTTCTTTTTCATCTAATTTAGCAGTTATATA of Clostridioides sp. ES-S-0054-01 contains these proteins:
- the queA gene encoding tRNA preQ1(34) S-adenosylmethionine ribosyltransferase-isomerase QueA; amino-acid sequence: MKTSDFKFDLPQELIAQVPIEDRASSRLMVLDKETGNIEHKVFRDVIEYLNPGDCLVLNNTRVIPARLIGEKLETGGKIEFLLLKRTEEDTWQALVKPGKRAKVGAKFSFGNGKLVGEVVGLSDEGSRIIKFHYDGIFEEILDELGNMPLPPYITAKLDEKERYQTVYSKHNGSAAAPTAGLHFTEELLSKIKEKGVDIAFITLHVGLGTFRPVKVDDVLNHKMHSEYYMVSQEAADKINRAKENGNNVICVGTTSCRTIESACNEDGKMKETSGWTDIFIYPGYKFKVLDKLITNFHLPESTLIMLVSAICGKDTVLNAYNEAVKERYRFFSFGDAMIIK